A genomic segment from Coccinella septempunctata chromosome 3, icCocSept1.1, whole genome shotgun sequence encodes:
- the LOC123310193 gene encoding arylalkylamine N-acetyltransferase-like 2 produces the protein MQFELLEECRYNDVLEYLKNHFHDEPLNVAVGLFKKGQTCELLENYDLQTMKDGYSLVAIDPETGKIAGAMLNGISRRGDVEQDLEGMKSIDDIKFHRLMGLLFSHNAEARLFQRYNVEKIFELRILSVDSDHRGKGLGQTLVKKSEELARQHGFTLLKADATSFFTQKILEKFGFETVKTIVYRDYKDDDGKLIYDTPSPHTTYKIMVKDLTSETANV, from the exons ATGCAGTTCGAACTACTTGAAGAATGTAGATACAATGACGTTttggaatatttgaagaacCACTTCCACGATGAGCCTCTGAACGTTGCCGTTGGTCTTTTTAAAAAAGGCCAGACCTGTGAGCTCCTTGAAAACTATGATTTACAGACAATGAAAGATGGATATTCTCTGGTAGCCATCGACCCAGAAACTGGAAAA ATAGCTGGGGCAATGCTGAATGGAATTTCCAGGCGTGGAGATGTGGAACAGGATTTGGAGGGAATGAAATCTATCGACGATATTAAATTCCATAGATTGATGGGTTTGCTCTTCTCCCATAATGCGGAGGCCAGGCTGTTTCAGAGGTACAACGTCGAGAaaattttcgaacttagaaTTTTGTCCGTTGATAGCGATCACAGGGGCAAAGGTTTAGGGCAGACTTTGGTTAAAAAGAGTGAAGAACTGGCAAGACAACATGGCTTTACT CTACTCAAAGCAGATGCTACGAGTTTCTTCACCCAAaaaattttggagaaatttGGATTTGAAACAGTGAAAACAATAGTTTACCGCGATTACAAGGACGATGACGGTAAATTGATCTACGATACTCCTTCTCCACACACTACCTACAAAATCATGGTGAAAGATCTAACTAGTGAGACAGCAAATGTGTAG
- the LOC123310194 gene encoding uncharacterized protein LOC123310194 — protein MNSKLRPEAPIYLPPTRETAIFTRSCDTSPSSLKQKEPQCSRYSRRSVRHTYSNPNSPRPILGTKMSHLRAILGRKEENVPTMENEQNDEVPAATQAENEMNISVD, from the coding sequence ATGAACTCAAAACTTCGTCCGGAAGCTCCTATTTATCTGCCACCAACTCGGGAGACGGCCATATTTACAAGAAGTTGCGATACATCGCCTTCATCATTGAAACAAAAAGAACCACAATGTTCGAGGTATTCTAGAAGGTCGGTAAGACACACCTATAGTAATCCCAATAGTCCAAGACCAATATTAGGAACCAAAATGTCCCACTTACGTGCAATATTAGGTAGGAAGGAAGAAAATGTGCCGACCATGGAAAATGAACAAAATGATGAGGTGCCAGCGGCCACTCAAGCAGAAAATGAGATGAATATTTCGgtcgattaa